The window TCTACTGTGTGGCATCTAAATGATATACGACCAAGGTGActacaaacattttttttatgtatcaACAAGTCATTTTAGaacaacaaaaaacaattaTCAATTCGAAAATCTAATACTCTTACCTAGCTAACATTTGGTTGTGACGTTGTGTTATCCTCACAAAGAATATATGAAAGATAAAATGCTTGAAAACGTTCCTTTAGTTCCATCGAAAAATTGCTATAAACATTTTGAATTGGATTAATgtgatataatatatacaagTACGGTGGTACGGTACCATTACCGGTCACGTAAGGAAGCTTACCGGCTTTAAGTGTATTAACATTTGACTAAAACTAATTGATTAATACTCTCTAGTCCCTAAACACTTAATTAGGACATATATCAATGTGATCCGTGATATCAGGAATTCTATGTTGTAGTAAACTCTATAGGTAAttgatttccttttttttgggtaaaacgGTAATGTAATTCTTTGACATGTTCCAAGATTCTtcattatataaaacataaaatactgtatttaaataaatcattattGCATTTTGAATAGAGAACAACTCACACTATGGTCAACGATTGGGACAATAATTatgcaatatataaatatagattgtAAATCTCACCAAACCATGTACAGAAGTAATTTGATTTACAAAAGGGTGATCTGATTAGATCTTCTTAAGTCATTTATGGGTTTACGGCAATGAAGAACATTTTGAAATTCAATCGTAGATTTCAATCTTTTAGAAAGGTGATTGGTTTGATTATCGTGAGCTCCATGATGACAAACATACGGTGATTGATGTGTTAGACTCGGTGATGAGACTCATAACCATTCATAACTACAGTGAAATGAATTTTTGCTGCCGAAGAGAGAAAAATATGAGAAATGGTTAGTGATTCACCATGTAGACATCTTCTAAAGGTGCAATAAAACTTTACCAAACCGGTTAAAAGCCCCATCGAAAACCTTACGTATAACTCAGCATGAACTCGTAAGGGTAGATCGAACGTATAGAATGCTGCCACGTGAACAAATCATAATGAAGAAGACAGATTCCTCGAGATCTTAAAGACAGAAGAAAAGACAATTAAAGTGAGAGACCGACCAATGATAATGCAAAACGCGCATCTCACGTGGACCCCTAAGTACAACTTGGCCATGTAAGTTACCGCTGATCTCGACCGTTCATTTGGCGGCTGCTTTTTCTGTTCTGACACATAAAATCCCAAATTgcgaaataaataaaaagttgtaCTTAATCAGtgcaaataaaaaatttaaagtacaGCAGCGTCAGTAACGTATATGTTTTTCTTTGGAATATAGtagttaatattattttgtgtttcaaaaaaaaagttttgaaacTTCTTTTAATAAGGATGTTGAAAATTTGTTATTGTTATGAGAGGCATCGTATACTCCCAGAAAATGTCAACTTCgtatatttttattcaataaataaaatcatttttcttctttggtttcAGTGACAATTATTTGTGTATTTCGCAATATATGAGTGTTCACCATCATTATTATGTTGTAATCATAGCAGTCACGGAATTATTCTtccaattctttttattttctttcttaaacACAACTTATCTTCATTAAGATCAACAACGGCTAACATTTAGGGTCTGATTAGTAGCCATCACTTAATAAGATTACTTTAACACAAACAATAACagcatattttaataattagaaAGAGCATTAAAAGAAAAAGGTGACCTCTAATTAGCGGACGAACGATGTTTTATGAATGGTGACAAATTTAAACAGTAAAACTGGTTAACAAGATAAAAGTAAATAACAAACacttaaatttgaagtttttttaaaatactgaattttaaaaatttgcaAAAGAAATAATTACATTAGTTTGGGAATATGTAATTAAAACAGGGTTAAAAATAGAAACCTAGTTTGGTGATGATGTGTACACACTGAAATCATATGTAATGTGAAAAAAGTAGGTAAGAGTAAAAAAACGAGAACCTATTATTTTTACTGTCTGTAATAattagagaagaaaaaaaaacagcatcACCCAAGATTTAATTTCTCAAGAACATGATTAACTCCGGTTTCTTATTTAGGGTtattaactcatgatttgacactttttttttatattttttggttaagaaacgtattttatatatcttatttaaaaGATGATTTGTAGCTTTCTCTTAGTCAAAGCTAAAAATTTCAATTAAGAAACTGAGCTAATCATGGCCTAAAAACCCAAATCATCGCCTACTTTCTCTGcgtcttctctctttttttactAGAGAAAGATTTCAGAATTGGTTTCTGGTGTTAGTTTTCTTTCCATTTATGGATTCATTTGCTTCTTCTTGCACGTTATAGTTTACCTAATTGGGTAAGCTCCAAGGTAGCTTCTTCAAttgtattaataatattatttttcattttctgtAGCCATATGTTTATTTTCCCGAGAAATATTATCCACACCAAATCTCAACTCTGGAGTCTCTGCTACTTAAAACCCACGCATGCTTTAGTTCCACCAAATCTGGAAAACCAATAGattcattttctttcttctgCAAAATCTCAAAGCTATCCAGAAAAAAACTCCCTTTGGACTCACTACCCAGATCTTGCCTAGATTTtctccattctttttttttctcaaaaaaggTTGAAGCTTTTCTAGATTCCTTGAAGGTGGGTCTAAGCAATATATTTCAAAGATTTCTGATGAGCTCTCTagtcaaaataaatatgaagtATCATTTGACAGTGATTCTTGAGTTCTTTCTATGATTATTTCatataaaaacaagaaaaaagaaaacagagctGGTTTATAGTTTTTGCGGCCATGGAGATTCTGAGACCGGCGACGACGTCTCACGTGTCCGGTGGCAACTGGCTCATGGAGGAGACAGAGAGCAACGTCCCCTTGGCAGCTTCTCCCGATGCCGCCACGTGGACGGTAGCTGAGAACAAGGCGTTCGAGAATGCTCTGGCAGTTTACGACGACAACACTCCTGACCGGTGGCAGAAAGTAGCGGCGGCGATTCCGGGGAAGACCGTGAGTGACGTCATCAAACAGTATAACGACCTGGAAGCTGACCTCAGCAGCATCGAAGCCGGTTTAATCCCTGTTCCCGGTTACATCACCTCCCCTTTCACTCTTGACTGGGCCGGCGGCGGTGGTTGTAACGGGTTTAAACCGGGTCATCCGGTTGGTAATAAAAGGTCGCCGGCCGGAAGATCGCCGGAGTTGGAGCGGAAGAAAGGTGTTCCTTGGACGGAGGAAGAACACAAGTAAGCATCTGTCCTTTTCCGGTTTACTCCGAATTGAAATTAAACCGGATTTAAGATGATTTTATACAAATTTCTCTTCTATATTATAAGCATTCATCATTATGAAACCTGAATTGACCAAGTTACATCtttatattatttgtaaattgtaatgtatataactttattaaaattatCTTTGGATTAAATATTTGTGACAATATATTCAGGCTATTTCTAATGGGTTTGAAGAAATACGGTAAAGGAGATTGGAGGAACATATCTAGAAACTTTGTGATAACGCGAACGCCAACACAAGTCGCTAGTCACGCCCAAAAATACTTTATCCGGCAACATTCCGGCGGCAAGGACAAGAGACGAGCAAGCATACACGACATAACCACTGTGAATCTCCAAGACGAAGCTTCTTTGGAGACCAACAAGAGCTCCATCGTTGCACGAGAGCAGCGTTCAAGACTAGCCGCGTTTCCGTGGAGCCAAACGGACAACAATGGAACGCATGCAGACACTTTCAACATAACGATTGGAAACGCTATTAGTGGCGTTCACTCTTATGGTCAGGCTCTGCTAGGGCCGTTTAACACCGCAGATTCTTGCTACGACGCGCAGAACACAATGTATCAGTTATAATGAGTGGTGATAGATCTCTAATTAAAGGGTGTGAGTTAGATTCTTAAATTTTTCATATGGACGGAACAATCGTATTTGAAAACTGTATAATAAACGTCCATTCGTTTTCACTGATTCCAAGTTCAAGTAGTTAGTAAAAGTTTCGTGAACctaatatttttagttaatttgttAAATGTTAGTCTACTCAGCTACAACGTTAAGCCgttaatgttttattataatGGTTTACACCTAAAGGCTTTCAAATGATTACAAgttgcaaaagaaaaaagaacacATGATGTGAAGAAATGAAAAGCACAACATACAATGttgttgatgaaaaaaaaaaaatgaaaagcacAACATACAATGTTGCTAACATCACACCGTCTGATATATGGAATAGTATGCGAGTGTTAGTTGTTGatgaaaaacaattaaaaaaaaagaaatttatgttATACAAGTTGCAGCAAAAggtttgttggggtcaaaatcggtcacgacggaatcaatgtctgaaagtccgtaaaaatcagcataaccgtttttacgaaaagtaatcttcgtaaagaaatctttacgaagagccttgcagtaaaatatcgtccaaatctcaatcgaaccactaaataccgattgtccgaaggcaacggacatgtatccaaatcagccgcggacaagctcgagtatggaaatcagaccgcggacaagccaagctcgatcgatacgcggcaaccaagcatgcacacagctcggtcgctacgtagcgaccgagctcgagccaagctcggtcgctacgtagcgaccgagctcgagccaaagctcggtcgctacgtagcgaccgagcgatagtcccgctcggtcgctacgtagcgaccgagctcagccaagctcggtcgctacgtagcgaccgagcgatcatcccgctcggtcgctacgtagcgaccgactcgagccaaagctcggtcgctacgtagcgaccgagcgatcgtcccgctcggtcgctacgtagcgaccgagctagagccaaagctcggtcgctacatagcgaccgagcgatcgtcccgctcggtcgctacgtagcgaccgagctcgagccaaagctcggtcgctacgtagcgaccgagcgatcgtcccgctcggtcgctacgtagcgaccgagctcgagccaaagctcggtcgctacgtagcgaccgagctcagccaagctcggtcgctacgtagcgaccgagcgctcgtcccgctcggtcgctacgaagcgaccgggctcgagccaaagttcggtcgctgtgtagcgattgaacctttccgaacgtcaatacgacaccagttcttgcattctcgtcaaaaccttcgaatgctatctcccgaagaccgtagcaagctcagtccatgtttcccgccattctaattcatcgatcaaacttcgcggattagaaaccgcggaaaactcgtagtaaacgtgtcgtgtcggaagacggcccaaagggacctaaaacacgactcgaggcccatcctacgattttcctaatcaaaagcccgtaaaccacagcctggtttacgcttggtctacaaggaaggataaatgtcaagttttcgcggataaatacggaagttttgaagataattgtgaagatcgggaaaaatggaatatctccatttttatgctatgacggcttaagggcagaagagtaaaagcgtaaaccgaccttggagctagtatataaggagtcataggcgaggagcaagagggagaactttttagattcggaattctctgcacttagaaactttaggcttattctcgacaagttcggtttctatgactggcactcaattactagacgaactcgcccaggcagttcgatctcttgtccagctctatcaattgaactacgttcggcttgatcctcgaaaggggtacgtaggcagcctttaacaaggttcagtccgaaatcaatctaagccttttagatatctttttcgtcctttgttatcgagctgcgactcaactaggattagggttttatgttgctagaactaggtaactcgctgacggcccctacggccaaagcctttgtattctcttgtaatgatcgcaacgctctaacgcggactcgaaataagatctactgttttctctaaactcgtttgttatcttttcatgatttccgcatatattcgatcacttgtcgttggctttcccagagatccgggacctctgggaaattagggttttcctagtttccttatttaaacggaaatcgacagtgcgaatttcggttcccacaaggtTCAAA of the Brassica rapa cultivar Chiifu-401-42 chromosome A03, CAAS_Brap_v3.01, whole genome shotgun sequence genome contains:
- the LOC103856660 gene encoding transcription factor DIVARICATA; protein product: MEILRPATTSHVSGGNWLMEETESNVPLAASPDAATWTVAENKAFENALAVYDDNTPDRWQKVAAAIPGKTVSDVIKQYNDLEADLSSIEAGLIPVPGYITSPFTLDWAGGGGCNGFKPGHPVGNKRSPAGRSPELERKKGVPWTEEEHKLFLMGLKKYGKGDWRNISRNFVITRTPTQVASHAQKYFIRQHSGGKDKRRASIHDITTVNLQDEASLETNKSSIVAREQRSRLAAFPWSQTDNNGTHADTFNITIGNAISGVHSYGQALLGPFNTADSCYDAQNTMYQL